A genome region from Chengkuizengella sp. SCS-71B includes the following:
- a CDS encoding MFS transporter: protein METHLGKNKGYITLMVAQLISSLGDWLSIVAIITLVGLKWEASPMEISFIILSLAVPMALLGPLAGTIADRFSRKMLMVISDCVRAGLILLLAFANSIWTVYVCLFLIGMLSAVFIPAKNGKLKELVPDTQMKSAMSITSMIDSGTKVLGPLLSGVLVAAFGSKLVFFIDSATFIVSALFILALPKGINALEKHQDLEENKKGTFKEEFFEGLTFIKRNNFLLVGMAVLGISLLILQLSDAQIIVLIRELSNVSPDLFGYIVTAAGLGMFFSGLILAKKTNYNPLQLMFIGVCGIGVGFGMMAVLTSIDLSLSTLWGPALGLVAGFAAGLVFIPFQAAVQTDTPVHMTGRAFGVINSVTTTATIIGPLLGGWLATVLGVIPTFIITGSLLILISIIGYTLKSKIERGKIDVSESQQGTHGAATS, encoded by the coding sequence TTGGAAACACATTTAGGAAAGAATAAGGGCTATATAACATTAATGGTTGCACAGTTAATTTCAAGCCTTGGTGATTGGTTAAGTATTGTGGCAATTATTACACTTGTAGGATTGAAATGGGAAGCGTCCCCTATGGAAATTTCATTTATTATTTTATCTTTAGCTGTGCCAATGGCGCTTTTAGGACCTCTTGCAGGGACAATTGCAGATCGGTTTAGTCGAAAAATGTTAATGGTTATATCCGATTGTGTTAGAGCAGGACTTATTCTTTTGTTAGCATTTGCTAATTCTATTTGGACAGTTTATGTTTGTTTGTTTTTAATTGGTATGTTATCGGCTGTGTTTATTCCAGCTAAAAATGGTAAGTTAAAAGAGCTTGTGCCTGATACTCAAATGAAAAGTGCGATGTCTATTACTTCCATGATTGATTCAGGAACTAAGGTACTAGGTCCTTTATTGAGTGGAGTATTGGTTGCAGCCTTTGGTTCTAAGCTAGTATTCTTTATTGATTCAGCTACTTTTATAGTATCGGCTCTTTTCATTCTAGCCTTACCTAAAGGGATTAATGCTTTAGAAAAACACCAGGATCTAGAAGAGAATAAAAAAGGTACATTTAAAGAAGAGTTTTTTGAAGGTTTGACATTTATAAAAAGAAATAATTTTTTATTAGTTGGAATGGCGGTTTTAGGAATAAGCCTTCTAATTTTACAGTTATCCGATGCTCAAATTATTGTTTTAATTAGGGAACTTTCTAATGTTTCTCCTGATTTGTTTGGCTATATCGTTACTGCTGCCGGTCTTGGAATGTTTTTCTCAGGGTTGATTTTAGCTAAGAAAACGAACTATAATCCTCTTCAACTCATGTTCATTGGGGTTTGCGGAATAGGAGTAGGTTTTGGTATGATGGCAGTATTAACTAGTATAGATTTATCTTTATCTACACTATGGGGACCGGCATTAGGGTTAGTTGCGGGTTTTGCAGCTGGATTAGTTTTTATCCCTTTTCAGGCTGCAGTGCAGACCGATACTCCTGTACATATGACAGGGAGAGCATTTGGGGTTATCAATAGTGTGACAACGACCGCGACAATTATTGGTCCATTGTTAGGTGGATGGTTAGCAACTGTTTTAGGGGTCATTCCAACATTTATTATAACAGGATCACTATTGATCTTGATTTCGATCATTGGCTATACTTTAAAAAGCAAAATAGAGCGAGGGAAGATAGATGTCTCCGAAAGTCAGCAAGGAACACATGGAGCAGCGACGAGCTAG
- a CDS encoding DUF2621 domain-containing protein — MSTGFSWFIFIWVFILIGFMSIGGYFMFRKFLKVLPQADGKSKLDWQNHYVEKSRHLWTDESKEFLEQLVSPVPTPFRDIAKHSIAAKIGQVALESNASEVTRDHCVEGYILATPRRDYKSLISFLEKNEIDYSAYEHLLKKA; from the coding sequence ATGTCAACAGGTTTCTCATGGTTTATTTTTATATGGGTCTTTATATTAATCGGTTTCATGTCTATTGGTGGATACTTCATGTTTAGAAAATTCTTGAAAGTACTCCCTCAAGCAGACGGTAAATCGAAATTAGATTGGCAAAATCATTATGTTGAAAAAAGCAGACATTTATGGACGGATGAATCAAAGGAATTTCTAGAACAGTTAGTCTCACCTGTTCCAACTCCTTTTCGTGATATAGCTAAGCATTCAATTGCTGCAAAAATTGGACAAGTTGCACTAGAAAGTAATGCTTCAGAAGTGACTCGTGATCATTGTGTAGAAGGATATATATTAGCAACACCAAGGAGAGATTACAAAAGTTTAATCTCATTTCTTGAGAAAAATGAAATTGATTATTCGGCTTATGAACACTTGCTGAAAAAAGCATAA
- a CDS encoding sugar ABC transporter substrate-binding protein: MRKIIIVALSMGSIITMIVSAYYIINMYNDNSILYLEPDENDFNKYRIVLISDQLGSVSWDELVDGVSYIAQNNNTDLNIWGTYRTNQNEIIKQIEMAIASKVDGILVRGIDDPDFNEVVNQASIKGIPVITIASDAPDSLRRTYVGVDHYQEGIKIAEYLQKTIELPANVCFLAGEDSINLQEMRQRGVMDTLITNKKIKIGNPYVFNDRLKSTFQESVSLLNENPSCKNIVALNAGGASQIVKTIKTRSRIENYKIYAFDDNTEIRELVKKGIIQATIEHHPKEIGVKSMVMMLKWLEGKEIPLEKNHYTPSKVITEFDL; this comes from the coding sequence ATGAGAAAAATAATTATCGTAGCTCTTTCGATGGGTAGTATCATAACCATGATTGTATCCGCTTATTACATTATTAATATGTATAATGATAATTCAATCCTATATTTGGAACCAGATGAAAACGATTTTAATAAATATAGAATTGTTTTAATTTCCGATCAGTTGGGAAGTGTTTCTTGGGATGAGCTTGTTGACGGTGTAAGCTATATTGCACAAAATAATAATACCGATCTGAATATTTGGGGAACATATCGAACGAATCAAAATGAAATCATTAAACAAATTGAAATGGCTATCGCATCTAAAGTGGATGGTATTCTCGTTCGAGGTATCGATGATCCTGATTTTAATGAGGTCGTGAATCAAGCATCCATAAAAGGGATACCTGTAATTACAATAGCTTCAGATGCACCAGATAGTTTAAGAAGAACTTATGTTGGGGTAGATCATTATCAAGAAGGCATAAAAATCGCAGAGTATTTACAAAAAACAATCGAATTGCCAGCTAATGTTTGTTTCTTAGCTGGAGAAGATTCCATCAACTTGCAAGAAATGAGACAAAGAGGTGTCATGGATACCCTAATAACAAATAAAAAGATTAAAATAGGAAATCCCTATGTTTTTAATGATAGGCTAAAATCTACATTCCAAGAATCAGTCTCTTTATTAAATGAGAACCCTAGTTGTAAAAATATCGTTGCTTTAAATGCAGGTGGAGCAAGTCAAATTGTAAAAACAATTAAAACAAGATCTCGGATTGAAAACTATAAGATATACGCTTTTGATGACAATACAGAAATAAGAGAGTTAGTAAAAAAGGGGATTATTCAGGCGACAATTGAACATCATCCAAAAGAAATTGGAGTAAAAAGTATGGTGATGATGCTAAAATGGTTAGAAGGTAAGGAAATACCACTTGAAAAAAACCACTACACTCCTAGTAAAGTCATAACGGAGTTTGATCTATGA
- a CDS encoding nitrous oxide reductase family maturation protein NosD yields the protein MTVINVPNDHPTIQAAEFAAMPGDEIEVEAPGGPYMESVTVSTNNIIIRGIMGTPVVQPGGDFGFFLDGVTEVAIDNFNVRDFNGALDQGILLSSASECTLQNITVENNFFGIFLDDSNSNIIENNIFENNNLGVLIENSNGSILNNNTIKDNNTFGIVIDDSNSNTVKNNALENNKSGLVLDDSNDNTVKNNTIKDDNDFSIVLVNSNGNTVKNNTIKNNNLFCIVLEDSNDNTVENNVLENNESGIFLSNSSLNMIKNNTVQIINTLGISQNSQPNFTLCDKTPDLGVNCYQVKAKLLSPEGEDVSSEARLSARSLTAVNNISFLKPKVKVACDFCQAPIELVVDQEKEILVVKICVKDKNQTVKLDWSVHEFLSSEASSKNGFLLHPNATVEYRFCRNDKQIGSTITSSLSNLLQLQLPSSDSDTDGILLDSGSNENRIENNTVCGHARGITVDSSIDNTLKNNEACDNTVYDISVDPIANSVMGLICNISIPPAGICDQGCS from the coding sequence ATGACAGTAATCAATGTACCCAATGACCACCCTACTATACAAGCAGCAGAGTTTGCTGCCATGCCAGGCGATGAGATAGAAGTAGAAGCGCCTGGTGGTCCATATATGGAGTCCGTAACTGTTTCAACAAATAATATTATTATTCGAGGTATTATGGGTACACCTGTGGTACAACCAGGGGGGGATTTTGGTTTTTTTTTAGATGGTGTTACTGAGGTTGCCATTGATAATTTTAACGTAAGGGATTTTAATGGAGCTTTAGATCAGGGTATTCTTTTATCCTCAGCAAGTGAGTGTACTTTACAAAATATTACGGTTGAAAATAATTTTTTTGGTATCTTTCTAGATGATTCAAACTCTAACATTATTGAAAATAATATCTTTGAAAATAATAATCTTGGTGTCTTGATAGAAAATTCAAATGGCAGCATTCTTAATAATAATACTATTAAAGATAATAATACATTTGGTATCGTAATAGATGATTCTAACTCCAACACAGTTAAAAATAATGCTCTTGAAAATAATAAAAGCGGTCTTGTGTTAGATGATTCAAACGACAATACGGTAAAAAATAATACCATTAAAGACGATAATGATTTTAGTATCGTGTTAGTTAATTCAAATGGCAACACGGTAAAAAATAACACCATTAAAAATAATAATCTTTTTTGCATTGTGTTAGAAGATTCAAACGACAATACGGTTGAAAATAATGTCCTTGAAAATAATGAAAGTGGTATCTTTTTAAGTAATAGTTCATTGAATATGATAAAAAACAATACTGTTCAAATTATAAATACGTTAGGTATCAGTCAAAATAGTCAACCGAACTTTACGCTTTGTGATAAGACACCAGATTTAGGGGTGAACTGTTATCAAGTGAAGGCAAAATTGTTATCACCAGAAGGAGAGGATGTAAGTAGTGAAGCAAGGTTATCCGCACGCTCCTTGACAGCTGTGAATAATATATCTTTCTTAAAACCGAAGGTCAAAGTAGCTTGTGATTTTTGCCAAGCTCCCATTGAATTAGTTGTGGATCAAGAGAAAGAGATTTTGGTGGTAAAGATCTGTGTAAAGGATAAAAATCAAACTGTCAAACTGGATTGGTCGGTACATGAGTTTCTCTCTTCAGAAGCATCATCCAAAAATGGGTTTCTTCTTCATCCTAATGCTACGGTTGAATATCGATTTTGTAGAAACGACAAACAGATCGGATCGACCATCACATCAAGTTTGTCCAATTTACTTCAGCTTCAACTTCCATCATCTGATAGTGATACTGATGGTATCTTGCTAGATAGTGGATCGAACGAAAACAGAATTGAAAATAATACGGTATGTGGACATGCCAGAGGGATTACGGTAGATAGTTCAATAGATAATACACTAAAGAACAATGAAGCTTGCGATAATACTGTATATGATATATCAGTTGATCCAATTGCCAATTCTGTAATGGGACTTATATGTAATATAAGTATCCCTCCAGCTGGTATATGTGATCAGGGATGCAGTTAG
- a CDS encoding sensor histidine kinase: MKTIQKKIILLSLFIWMMMLGIWLFMSYHNQKTIEQYNQILQRYLLMNQVSNLSENLIATLHEYILETSEEQLVSYENKKLELQTTSVQLNSLRNTNNYMDLINYENMIRSQIESTELALISFQNDRFELATSHLDQATKISDYIEEMTLSILDHELKTYHQFYRSIIEQSTNLEKMGFWILLMASFLLLLFSYLFAGSITRPILKLTLAVKEISRGKFDRQINIKSNDEIGFLANVFERMRTDIKKLIGEMKEKAKIERDLNEHKLLLKESELKSLQSQINPHFLFNTLNTISKKAYLEEAYETSDLITSVSNLLRYNLRQMGTTVTILEEMKGVQEYLAIQKARFFDRVQYDIDIEGKCFSFEIPSLTIQPFVENAFIHAIEPSEEGGEIHIKIKDQPEHVLICIEDKGKGMSQGKVNEILKGESSNQYEGHSTGIGTSNVINRLRLHYGIDDVIQISSIPEKGTKITLQLPKRRKDINE; the protein is encoded by the coding sequence ATGAAAACAATTCAGAAAAAAATCATACTGCTGTCATTGTTTATATGGATGATGATGTTGGGTATTTGGTTATTTATGAGTTATCATAATCAAAAAACGATTGAGCAGTATAATCAAATATTACAAAGATATTTATTAATGAATCAAGTTTCAAACCTAAGTGAAAACTTAATTGCTACATTACATGAGTACATATTAGAAACATCTGAAGAGCAACTTGTATCTTATGAAAATAAAAAATTGGAATTACAAACTACATCTGTTCAATTGAATTCATTGAGAAACACTAATAATTATATGGATTTAATCAATTATGAAAATATGATTAGGAGCCAGATAGAATCAACAGAGTTAGCTTTGATTTCTTTTCAAAATGATCGTTTCGAGCTAGCTACATCTCATTTGGATCAAGCAACCAAAATATCAGATTACATTGAAGAGATGACACTATCTATTTTAGATCACGAATTAAAGACATATCATCAATTTTATCGATCCATTATTGAACAAAGTACGAACCTAGAAAAAATGGGTTTTTGGATCTTGTTGATGGCTTCCTTTTTGTTGTTGTTATTTTCCTATCTATTCGCGGGAAGTATCACACGTCCAATTCTTAAACTAACTCTGGCAGTAAAAGAGATATCTAGGGGTAAGTTTGATAGGCAAATCAATATCAAAAGCAATGATGAAATTGGGTTTTTGGCTAATGTGTTTGAACGTATGCGCACTGATATTAAAAAATTAATAGGTGAAATGAAGGAAAAGGCTAAAATTGAACGTGATCTTAATGAACATAAACTACTGTTAAAGGAAAGCGAACTTAAAAGTCTGCAAAGTCAGATCAACCCTCATTTTTTGTTTAATACTTTAAACACAATATCGAAAAAAGCTTATTTAGAGGAAGCTTATGAAACAAGTGATCTCATTACTTCTGTATCCAATTTATTGCGTTATAATTTAAGACAGATGGGCACGACGGTCACAATTCTTGAAGAAATGAAAGGGGTACAGGAATATTTAGCGATTCAAAAAGCAAGATTTTTTGATCGTGTCCAGTACGATATTGACATTGAAGGTAAATGTTTTTCTTTTGAAATTCCTTCTTTAACGATTCAACCCTTTGTTGAAAATGCATTCATTCATGCTATAGAACCATCTGAAGAAGGTGGAGAAATACATATTAAAATTAAGGATCAACCAGAGCATGTTTTGATTTGTATAGAAGATAAAGGGAAAGGAATGTCACAGGGAAAAGTGAACGAAATTTTAAAGGGAGAATCTTCAAATCAATATGAAGGGCATTCAACTGGAATCGGCACAAGTAATGTGATTAACAGATTGAGATTACACTATGGTATTGATGATGTGATTCAAATTTCAAGTATTCCAGAAAAAGGGACAAAAATAACATTGCAGCTCCCAAAAAGGAGAAAGGATATTAATGAATAA
- a CDS encoding response regulator — translation MNKILIVDDEAIERMALQKILEKHIANIQIVGQASNGKEAIEMAKELEPDLIFMDIRMPEVDGLAAVKTIKQFAPFVRFIMVSAYDTFEYARTALKLQVKDYILKPSKPVDIVHAVQKVLDEMDIEKKEKEVQLQSEERLEKILPIVEADLVTQLLFEHIHVMQLDEMIEILGMVEIQNAYVLLLVVQTENFEKMEPIPLLELYREVKSFYHQEEQGFVGALSGKHIPIIVIPKPEKTYRSHASSLIRKLLNFSNRFQGIHFFIGVGKPCVQIEHIQNSYHEALLASADLDLPTKHLFYEDLKKLNATSNTLDLDLEKRMLEETRKGNVHPLPELINQLIINYASNKKPQIEIQQRVLQVLWLMSRSMNEMGFEVESPIYLTKIESIQQLKTETNVILRKMIEPIEKMSAGVEPDLLSRMKNYVYKNAHHEISLEILAEFVGFSPYYVSKLFKDQLGTNYIDFLTQCRLERARELMTDPQRSLKEITYEIGYKDPNYFSRVFKKKYGVSPTEFRNKV, via the coding sequence ATGAATAAAATTCTCATTGTAGATGATGAAGCGATTGAAAGAATGGCATTGCAGAAAATTCTTGAAAAGCATATTGCTAATATTCAAATCGTTGGACAAGCTAGCAATGGTAAAGAAGCAATTGAAATGGCTAAGGAACTTGAACCTGATCTTATATTCATGGATATTCGAATGCCAGAGGTGGATGGTTTAGCTGCAGTTAAAACTATTAAACAATTTGCCCCTTTTGTCAGATTTATTATGGTATCTGCCTACGATACTTTTGAGTACGCAAGAACTGCATTGAAGCTGCAAGTTAAGGACTATATTCTCAAACCTAGCAAACCTGTAGATATAGTTCATGCTGTTCAAAAAGTATTGGATGAAATGGACATTGAAAAAAAAGAGAAGGAGGTTCAATTGCAGAGCGAGGAACGTCTTGAAAAAATATTGCCAATTGTAGAAGCAGATTTAGTTACACAACTTTTGTTTGAGCATATTCATGTCATGCAACTTGATGAAATGATAGAAATATTAGGTATGGTTGAAATCCAAAATGCGTATGTACTTTTGTTAGTAGTTCAAACCGAAAATTTTGAGAAAATGGAACCCATTCCTTTATTGGAATTATATCGTGAAGTCAAAAGCTTTTATCATCAGGAGGAACAGGGTTTTGTAGGTGCTTTGTCAGGTAAACATATTCCTATCATTGTGATCCCAAAACCTGAAAAGACGTATCGTTCTCATGCTTCAAGTTTAATCAGGAAATTGCTTAATTTTTCAAATCGTTTTCAAGGTATTCATTTTTTCATCGGGGTTGGAAAGCCATGTGTTCAAATCGAGCACATTCAAAATTCATATCATGAGGCTTTATTAGCATCTGCAGATTTAGACTTGCCAACCAAACATCTCTTTTACGAGGATTTAAAAAAATTAAATGCAACATCAAATACGTTAGATTTAGACCTGGAAAAACGAATGTTGGAAGAAACAAGGAAAGGAAATGTTCATCCATTACCTGAACTAATAAATCAGCTCATTATAAACTATGCATCCAATAAAAAACCTCAAATCGAAATTCAACAAAGAGTATTGCAAGTACTATGGTTAATGAGCCGAAGTATGAATGAAATGGGTTTTGAAGTGGAAAGTCCAATTTATTTAACAAAAATTGAAAGTATACAACAATTAAAGACAGAAACAAATGTGATTTTGAGAAAAATGATCGAGCCTATAGAAAAGATGAGTGCTGGGGTTGAACCTGATTTATTATCAAGAATGAAAAACTATGTTTACAAAAATGCACATCATGAGATATCTTTAGAAATACTCGCAGAATTTGTTGGATTCAGTCCGTATTATGTTAGCAAACTTTTTAAAGATCAGTTGGGGACAAACTATATTGATTTTCTCACACAATGTCGACTTGAACGTGCTAGGGAATTGATGACAGATCCCCAAAGAAGTTTAAAAGAAATTACATATGAAATAGGATATAAGGACCCGAATTATTTTAGTAGAGTATTTAAGAAAAAATATGGCGTTTCACCAACAGAATTTAGAAATAAAGTTTGA
- a CDS encoding S8 family peptidase has product MKKSISIFVSTFIFLNLILFNGVFSSAESASYEKQYLVGFYSEIDETLIKEAGGKIKKKYKYMPVVSVEMTDSAALEITKDINVEYVEEDGSIKASGQSTPWGVFSINATTVQENSISGKATKIGIVDTGIDYTHEDLFVVGGETFVEGTLDYNDDNGHGTHVAGIVAGLNNDKGVLGVAPNVELYAIKVLDINRNGNYSDLIAGIEWAVSNNLDIVNMSLGGNTHSKALEKALKNAYKSGVLLVAAAGNNGYDKKGSIDYPAKYESVIAVGAIDKENNIYTRSSVGNKLELVAPGVDVFSTIPGGYDFNSGTSMASPHVAGVAALILEKKPELTNVAVRKIINKTATPLNDSFIFGNGLVDAISAINYLNEK; this is encoded by the coding sequence ATGAAAAAAAGCATCTCTATTTTTGTGTCTACTTTCATATTTTTAAATCTCATATTATTTAATGGTGTTTTTTCATCTGCAGAATCTGCTAGTTATGAAAAACAATACTTGGTTGGGTTCTATTCAGAAATTGATGAGACGCTAATTAAAGAGGCTGGGGGGAAGATCAAGAAGAAGTATAAATATATGCCAGTTGTTTCTGTTGAGATGACAGATAGCGCAGCTCTAGAAATTACTAAGGATATAAATGTTGAATATGTAGAAGAAGATGGTAGTATAAAAGCTTCCGGACAATCAACTCCATGGGGAGTTTTTAGTATAAATGCTACAACTGTACAAGAAAATAGTATTTCAGGAAAAGCAACTAAAATAGGGATAGTTGATACAGGTATTGATTATACCCATGAAGACTTATTTGTTGTGGGTGGAGAAACATTCGTAGAAGGTACTTTAGATTATAATGATGATAATGGGCATGGTACTCATGTTGCAGGGATTGTCGCGGGGTTAAATAATGACAAAGGAGTACTTGGAGTAGCACCTAATGTAGAATTATATGCAATAAAAGTATTGGATATAAATAGAAATGGAAACTACAGTGATCTTATAGCAGGGATTGAATGGGCAGTATCAAATAACTTAGACATTGTAAATATGAGTCTCGGTGGCAATACACACTCTAAAGCTTTAGAGAAAGCATTAAAAAATGCCTATAAATCAGGAGTATTACTTGTAGCCGCAGCAGGAAATAATGGATATGATAAAAAAGGCTCGATCGACTATCCAGCCAAATATGAATCTGTTATAGCAGTCGGTGCTATTGATAAAGAAAATAACATTTATACTAGATCATCAGTTGGAAATAAGTTAGAATTAGTAGCACCAGGAGTTGATGTATTCAGTACAATACCTGGTGGATATGATTTTAATAGTGGGACATCCATGGCATCACCTCATGTAGCAGGAGTAGCTGCATTAATTTTAGAGAAAAAACCAGAACTAACTAATGTTGCAGTTAGGAAAATTATAAATAAAACAGCAACTCCATTAAATGATTCTTTCATATTTGGAAATGGATTGGTCGATGCTATATCAGCAATCAATTATTTAAATGAAAAATGA
- a CDS encoding TetR/AcrR family transcriptional regulator, whose product MSPKVSKEHMEQRRASILNKAKDVFIQHGYEHTTMKHIMDAAKVSRGGLYQYFSNKEDVFETILEDELQVYLDELEEVLQEKVHSHWDLLLGTIYGEERQPNDEMDPLAPSKLEFFITGRNNKRRREYGKARYYNGFKIYSNIIKKGQQNGEFSTKFDSDVIARSIIAFIDGLALDHSILPKEDLKLEQQSALFMDYLKTTLGVE is encoded by the coding sequence ATGTCTCCGAAAGTCAGCAAGGAACACATGGAGCAGCGACGAGCTAGCATATTAAATAAAGCAAAAGATGTTTTCATACAACATGGTTATGAACATACAACGATGAAACATATCATGGATGCAGCCAAAGTAAGTAGAGGTGGTTTATATCAGTATTTTTCTAACAAGGAAGATGTATTTGAAACCATTCTTGAAGATGAATTACAGGTGTATTTAGATGAACTGGAGGAAGTGTTACAAGAAAAAGTCCATTCTCATTGGGATTTGTTATTAGGAACCATATATGGTGAGGAGAGACAACCAAATGATGAAATGGATCCTTTAGCACCTTCAAAACTAGAGTTCTTTATTACGGGAAGAAATAATAAACGCAGAAGAGAATATGGCAAGGCTCGATATTATAATGGATTTAAAATATACAGTAATATCATAAAAAAGGGCCAACAAAATGGTGAATTCAGCACGAAGTTTGACAGTGATGTCATTGCTAGATCCATCATTGCGTTTATAGATGGATTAGCTTTAGATCATTCCATATTACCGAAAGAAGATTTGAAATTGGAGCAACAGTCGGCTTTATTTATGGATTATTTAAAAACAACACTCGGGGTAGAGTGA
- a CDS encoding DUF3953 domain-containing protein has protein sequence MLVVLSGYELITRDFDMHPYTLILLSGLLLTLGVEGFQEKRKVFSFFCALAFIFTLAVLTRLIMS, from the coding sequence ATGCTAGTTGTATTATCAGGTTATGAATTAATTACACGAGATTTTGACATGCATCCTTACACGTTAATTTTATTATCTGGATTGTTGTTAACATTAGGTGTAGAGGGATTTCAAGAAAAAAGAAAAGTATTCAGTTTTTTTTGTGCTTTAGCTTTTATATTTACACTTGCTGTATTAACTCGTTTAATCATGAGCTAG
- a CDS encoding holin family protein yields MELNIIQYFLTQGLENTIFKFVIASLGSIGSYLFGGLNSLIEILIVFVLIDYISGIIAAGVEGRLQSNKEFKGITKKVMIFIMISIVHLTDTAIVDQHFIRDAAIFLYLRLKLG; encoded by the coding sequence TTGGAATTAAATATCATTCAATATTTTTTAACTCAGGGACTGGAAAATACAATATTTAAATTTGTTATCGCTTCATTAGGTTCAATAGGATCATATCTATTTGGAGGATTGAACAGTTTGATAGAAATATTAATAGTCTTTGTATTGATTGATTATATTTCAGGAATCATAGCTGCAGGTGTGGAGGGGAGATTACAAAGCAACAAAGAATTTAAAGGGATAACCAAAAAGGTAATGATATTCATCATGATATCAATTGTTCATCTAACAGATACAGCAATAGTCGATCAACACTTCATACGAGATGCAGCTATATTTTTATACCTGCGTTTAAAACTGGGATAG
- a CDS encoding transcriptional regulator — protein MWGIGKYRTRFGRWVDKSPYNQSEFSKLSKVSHHTITQICSDNDYIPGTTIKKKVMRVVNVTDPEKKPYHFWDL, from the coding sequence ATGTGGGGAATAGGAAAATATAGAACAAGGTTTGGAAGATGGGTTGATAAATCACCATACAATCAATCTGAGTTTTCAAAATTATCTAAAGTTAGCCATCATACCATAACCCAAATATGTTCAGATAATGATTACATTCCGGGTACTACAATTAAGAAAAAAGTGATGAGAGTAGTAAATGTCACTGATCCTGAAAAAAAACCGTACCATTTTTGGGATTTGTAA